One segment of Niabella beijingensis DNA contains the following:
- a CDS encoding RNA polymerase sigma factor — MEDAEETITFNYIQRSKEDVSAFWVSESGFNRAVKHFSPVLYNKVLNITRQHQAAEDVVQETFLRLWEKRNEVVPDNIGGWLYKVAVNLACQYVKRENSKNRIYHLIKSTDQEYGTSGEEQLLKKENAQLIHKIYMRLPEKQKTVYHLSRKEGMSRNEIAEQLNISPHTVKNHLANAIQFIKEQVTGLVLLLVFFVFNNLFFNNGSTKAFLDDLYRIEHSTKKGPDVLLIQHYLKNRSVSFQYFLPSERLKPL; from the coding sequence ATGGAAGATGCAGAGGAAACTATAACCTTCAATTATATTCAAAGATCCAAAGAGGACGTAAGCGCTTTTTGGGTGAGTGAATCCGGGTTTAACAGGGCTGTTAAACATTTCTCTCCTGTATTGTACAATAAGGTGCTGAATATTACCCGGCAGCATCAGGCCGCAGAGGATGTGGTGCAGGAAACCTTTTTGAGATTGTGGGAAAAGCGTAATGAAGTCGTTCCTGATAATATTGGCGGCTGGCTGTACAAAGTGGCTGTTAACCTGGCCTGTCAGTATGTAAAGAGGGAGAACTCTAAAAACAGAATTTATCATTTGATAAAAAGTACCGATCAGGAATATGGAACCAGTGGTGAGGAACAACTGCTGAAAAAGGAGAACGCGCAGCTTATTCATAAGATATATATGCGATTGCCGGAGAAACAGAAAACAGTCTACCACCTGAGCCGTAAAGAAGGAATGTCGAGAAATGAAATTGCCGAACAGCTGAATATCTCGCCACACACTGTTAAGAACCACCTTGCCAATGCCATACAATTTATCAAAGAGCAGGTAACTGGTTTAGTGCTCTTATTGGTTTTTTTTGTTTTTAACAATCTATTTTTTAATAACGGTAGTACAAAAGCTTTTCTGGATGATTTATATAGAATAGAGCATAGTACAAAAAAAGGACCGGATGTATTGCTGATACAGCATTATCTTAAAAACCGGTCAGTTTCATTTCAATACTTCTTGCCATCGGAGCGATTAAAACCGCTGTAA